In Camelina sativa cultivar DH55 chromosome 13, Cs, whole genome shotgun sequence, the genomic window TTTCTGGTAAAGTCGTCTGTAGATTCTTGCACCTTCGAATTCTGCGTGGATCTCTCGTTCCGTTCGTATACCCATCGGGTTTCCCATTAACCAACCATCCTCCTCTGTGGCCACTGTGTCGTCCATGTGTTGAAGAACACTTGATTCCTCGTCGAACTGATCTCTCATGTCTTGAGCCACATCCAGCACATCTGATTGCACAAATATCTGTTGACAgccaaaacacacacaacaaaagtAAGTACACAACTTGAAACAACCAGTAAATAATGTTGGTAAGCATTAGAAGAGGGTAAAGAAAGTTTTTTTACCTTTCCGCCGGGTTTTAGGTTTTGAAGAATGGAATTAACCAAAGGCTTTTGGACAACACGTCTCTTTTGATGACGTTTCTTGAAATGAGGATCTGGACACTGCATTTTTAACACGCCCCCAAAACAAACAAGTTGGATCATTACTATTAAGTCAACACAGATCCTTGGAAACATTCTCTTACTCAGATGCTTTATCACTTACCAAGATTGAGACAATCTCCAACGGTCCAGGATAACTCGTTATCAGTTGTTCAAAGGAAACCATGGCGTTTGCAAATATGAAGTGTCTGAAACCCATCCAAAAGAATCCATCAAAGAAAGTCAGTATAACACAGAGAAGTATTCTAAAGATCTTCCTAAGGTTTTGGAATGCAATAACTTACACATTTGAAAGTCCGAGCTCATCCACCCAAAAGTTGGCGCGTTTGACCAGCTGTAAAGAAATTGAACTTGTTTAGGCCAATGTAACCGAAACTACAACTAGCTAAAGCAGATGAATAGTCAAGTGAGTTTGAAACTGTCAGAGAAGCTTGATGCCTACTTTCTGACGTATCTCCAATCCTAAGAAATTTGTCGATCCAGCATTCTTATTAGCTAGCCATAGGAGAAATCTGCCACTACCTAAAATATAAGGAAGTAAACACAGGATTAGTAGTTGAATCCAAATCCGAAAACCAATTCTAAGGCAGAGAGGCAAGAACGGAAATCAAATAAGAacgttttggtttttaaagtcAAAACACATTTCAAGTATGAAAGAGGTGCAAGACAAAGGAAGAGAATTAAAAAGAGAGCTATTTGAATGCCCAAAATCGTATTCAGATTCCACGGAAAGATGCCAATTATGCAACCAAAAGCTCCCAAAAGAACTAGTCTGTAATGTAACTCATCAATTAAGAGAACACGAttggtggaagaagaagcataAATCAACTTTAGGAACTATAAACAGAGTTGAGTTGAGAGATAAACATAAGTCCCACAAGTTCTAAGCAAGCTCACAAGTTACCACTTCCAATATCCACCATCAGAGGAAGAGATGGATCCTTATAAACTTCATCCCAAACAGGAACTGGAGCTGGTTTCTATCAGAAAGAAAGAccatttgtaaatcatatatgCTTTCTCACATATCAAGGGTTAAAAACCTGTCACAAACGTTGCAACATTATCAACTTACAGAGAAAGAGGCACTGAGAGGATTAACATGCTGTCTGATTCTTACATGCCCCACTTCctgaaaacaaacacaagagagaaaaaacaaatgataacTCAATCCTATCCACTAATTAGAGATAGTGACAAACCAGCTCCTTAGTAAAAGACTAGAGTCTAATGAAGATGAAAAGCTCTCTCAACTTGGAACAACAGAGACTGAATAACATTTATCGGATTCGGAAATTCGAGCAATGCCCAGAAACCAACAAATACATAGGAAAGAAAGGAGCATACTGACTTCAGATATCTTATACATGAGGTTTAGCTCTGCATACTCCAAGTCCACCAATTCATTGCTTCTCAGTTCTTTTAAATCGACACAAACTGAGGTAGACGCAGAGTTAAATGCTCCGAAGCTGCTACAATGGCGAGGGATTTTGTATCCGCTCGTGAAGCTATGCGGCGATGAAGCTAGAGAAAACACCCTTTTCGCCAAAAGCAATGGTGTACTTGAAGACGAAGAGCAAGCTTGATATAGAgtagccatttttttttgtattggagGATAAAAGCAGGATTCGATTATTGGATTCCTTCGACcataaaaatgttttcttttcagTGTTCTCTTTGCCTGAGGGTCTGTGTTCTCAATCTATAAAACTTTTAAGAGTTTTGTACTTGATGtgataagaaataaaatatatagggTGTTTCTGTAAATAGATCAAAATGTAAAAGGACATGTGGAAGGATTTTAAGTTAAGGCCCAAGCCCATAAACAATTAAACCGACTTAGACGCCGAGCAAGTTTgctattattaattttttgttatggttttctatttattgtattgttatattctacatcatgttgattttttgtacatttttttcatattagtttggctatattttgttgttttcctttactctaatcttatattttatttattcattcatGTGCATGACGTTGTTATCATATGTCAATGaatgtttttggtttagtttgaatatgtttttctttattattaaattataagcTTAAACTTAAGTGTGATTGAGCATAACATGCATAAACCAAGCGATAAGTGCatgctaattttatttttatttatttatttaggaagtgatttatattttgacagttttgtttatgttttttaatttttattttaattgttggAAGCCTTTATTTTACTTCACATATACAATCTTCACATTAATGGAGTTTAAGTCTTTGATTTTCTTCCTAATCTTagtattcttaaaaaaaaaataaaaaaataaacaaaaagaattaggGCTTATTTTTTGCAGGAACATTAAATTGTATTGATAG contains:
- the LOC104735810 gene encoding uncharacterized protein LOC104735810, which translates into the protein MATLYQACSSSSSTPLLLAKRVFSLASSPHSFTSGYKIPRHCSSFGAFNSASTSVCVDLKELRSNELVDLEYAELNLMYKISEEVGHVRIRQHVNPLSASFSKPAPVPVWDEVYKDPSLPLMVDIGSGSGRFLLWLANKNAGSTNFLGLEIRQKLVKRANFWVDELGLSNVHFIFANAMVSFEQLITSYPGPLEIVSILCPDPHFKKRHQKRRVVQKPLVNSILQNLKPGGKIFVQSDVLDVAQDMRDQFDEESSVLQHMDDTVATEEDGWLMGNPMGIRTEREIHAEFEGARIYRRLYQKRQLTS